In a single window of the Cupriavidus sp. P-10 genome:
- a CDS encoding hybrid sensor histidine kinase/response regulator gives MTEVQQARPTLLYVDDEDMARKYFARAVGSEYEVLLAASADEAIATLATDGQRIAVLVTDFRMPGRDGGELLREVAQLYPQIVRILVTAYADKDMLLQTVNSGEVFRILEKPLSVAHVREVLRLAGERHRERALRQHRLMAIDETLAFLAHELNTPLAAIANFARGIESRVAGEYSEQRQGEIGQAASAMHDNAQYCLAVLSSFLQSVRNSAGSKPARPEPGAEVSAGALVASLLDTYPFSGGQRQWVQVEMHGDFPVQTLPNCVALVLSSVMSNALRALAGTPSPALRFVVVAQPHQEIHISDNGPGIPPEVMERLLVDPVTTHAGAGGSGLGMIFCNRVMQSFGGGIRIASASGAGTTVTLDFPSFKNRMIRSDR, from the coding sequence CTGACCGAGGTGCAGCAAGCGCGGCCGACCCTGCTTTACGTCGACGACGAGGATATGGCGCGCAAGTATTTCGCGCGCGCAGTGGGCTCGGAGTATGAGGTACTGCTGGCTGCCAGTGCCGACGAGGCGATCGCCACGCTCGCCACCGATGGCCAGCGCATCGCCGTCCTGGTGACCGACTTCCGCATGCCCGGCCGCGATGGCGGCGAACTGCTGCGCGAAGTGGCGCAGCTTTACCCGCAGATCGTGCGCATCCTGGTGACGGCGTATGCCGACAAGGACATGCTGCTGCAGACGGTCAACAGTGGCGAGGTTTTCCGCATCCTTGAAAAGCCGCTGAGCGTGGCCCACGTGCGCGAAGTGCTGCGCCTGGCCGGCGAGCGCCACCGCGAACGCGCGCTGCGCCAGCACCGGCTGATGGCGATCGACGAGACCCTGGCCTTCCTGGCGCACGAGCTGAACACGCCGCTGGCGGCCATCGCCAACTTCGCGCGAGGCATCGAAAGCCGGGTCGCGGGCGAATACAGCGAGCAGCGCCAGGGCGAGATCGGCCAGGCCGCCAGCGCCATGCACGACAACGCGCAATATTGCCTGGCGGTGCTGTCGTCATTCCTGCAGTCGGTGCGCAACAGTGCCGGCAGCAAGCCGGCGCGGCCCGAGCCCGGCGCCGAAGTCAGCGCGGGTGCGCTGGTGGCGTCGCTGCTCGATACCTACCCGTTCTCCGGCGGCCAGCGCCAGTGGGTGCAGGTCGAGATGCACGGCGATTTCCCGGTGCAGACGCTGCCCAACTGCGTGGCGCTGGTGCTGTCGTCTGTGATGAGCAACGCGCTGCGCGCGCTCGCCGGCACGCCGTCGCCGGCGCTGCGCTTCGTGGTGGTGGCCCAGCCGCACCAGGAAATCCACATCAGCGACAACGGCCCCGGCATCCCGCCCGAGGTGATGGAGCGCCTGCTGGTCGATCCCGTGACCACCCATGCCGGTGCCGGCGGCAGCGGCCTGGGCATGATTTTTTGCAACCGCGTCATGCAGTCCTTTGGCGGCGGCATCCGGATCGCATCCGCGTCCGGCGCCGGCACGACCGTGACGCTGGACTTTCCAAGTTTCAAGAATCGAATGATTAGGAGTGACCGATGA
- the secD gene encoding protein translocase subunit SecD, with protein MNRYPLWKYLVILVALTIGILYTLPNFFGEAPAVQVSSGKATVKVDLSMQKQVEEILAQNQLQPDGVFFDISGQSGSVKARFRTTDEQLKAKDVLSRTLNPDAADPAYVVALNLLSGSPRWLTSLHALPMYLGLDLRGGVHFLLQVDMKGAVDKKLDSLAGDARTLLRDKNIRHGGIDRDGERLTVRFNNAEDANRARPILADNLREVAFAMDGNNIVGTFTEAARKAVQDAAVKQNITTLHNRVNELGVAEPVIQQQGADRIVVQLPGVQDTAKAKDIIGRTATLEARLVDNDAPRSPRPGDPVPFGSELFTQGNGAPVVLKKQVIFTGDRIESASAGFDQNQQPSVNIKLDAQGGRVLRDVSRENLKKPMAIVLFEKGKGEVLTVATIQSELGSSFQITGSYSTEAANDLALLLRAGSLAAPMEIIEERTIGPSLGADNIQKGFDSVAYGFAAIAVFMILYYMLFGVFSVVALGVNLLLLIAVLSMLQATLTLPGIAAIALVLGMAIDANVLINERIREELRAGASPQMAIAVGFERAWATILDSNVTTLIAGLALLAFGSGPVRGFAVVHCLGILTSMFSAVFFNRGLVNLWYGRKKKLQSVAIGQIWKPGNATDTPVAK; from the coding sequence ATGAATCGTTATCCGCTTTGGAAATACCTCGTGATCCTGGTGGCGCTGACCATCGGCATCCTTTACACCTTGCCGAACTTCTTCGGCGAGGCACCCGCCGTGCAGGTGTCCTCGGGCAAGGCCACGGTCAAGGTCGACCTGTCCATGCAGAAGCAGGTCGAAGAGATCCTGGCGCAGAACCAGCTGCAGCCTGATGGCGTGTTCTTTGACATTTCCGGCCAGTCCGGCTCGGTCAAGGCACGCTTCCGCACCACCGACGAGCAGCTCAAGGCCAAGGACGTACTGTCGCGCACGCTCAACCCCGACGCCGCCGACCCCGCCTACGTGGTCGCGCTGAACCTGCTGTCGGGTTCGCCGCGCTGGCTGACCTCGCTGCACGCGCTGCCGATGTACCTGGGCCTGGACCTGCGCGGCGGCGTGCACTTCCTGCTGCAGGTCGACATGAAGGGCGCCGTCGACAAAAAGCTCGACAGCCTGGCCGGCGACGCGCGCACGCTGCTGCGCGACAAGAATATCCGCCATGGCGGCATCGACCGCGACGGCGAGCGCCTGACGGTGCGCTTCAACAACGCCGAAGATGCCAACCGCGCGCGGCCCATCCTGGCCGACAACCTGCGCGAAGTGGCCTTCGCCATGGACGGCAACAATATCGTCGGCACCTTCACCGAAGCCGCCCGCAAGGCGGTTCAGGACGCTGCCGTCAAGCAGAACATCACCACGCTGCACAACCGCGTCAACGAACTGGGCGTGGCCGAGCCGGTGATCCAGCAGCAAGGCGCCGACCGTATCGTGGTGCAGCTGCCGGGCGTGCAGGACACCGCCAAGGCCAAGGACATCATCGGCCGCACCGCCACGCTGGAAGCGCGCCTGGTGGACAACGACGCGCCGCGCAGCCCGCGCCCGGGCGACCCGGTCCCGTTCGGCAGCGAGCTGTTCACGCAAGGCAATGGCGCCCCGGTCGTGCTGAAGAAGCAGGTCATCTTCACCGGCGACCGCATCGAAAGCGCCTCGGCCGGCTTCGACCAGAACCAGCAGCCTTCGGTCAACATCAAGCTCGACGCCCAGGGCGGCCGGGTCCTGCGCGACGTCTCGCGCGAGAACCTGAAGAAGCCGATGGCGATCGTGCTGTTCGAGAAGGGCAAGGGCGAAGTGCTGACGGTGGCGACGATCCAGTCCGAACTGGGTTCGAGCTTCCAGATCACCGGCTCCTACTCCACCGAAGCCGCCAACGACCTGGCCCTGCTGCTGCGCGCCGGCTCGCTGGCCGCGCCGATGGAGATCATCGAAGAGCGCACCATCGGCCCGTCGCTGGGTGCCGACAACATCCAGAAGGGTTTTGACTCGGTCGCCTACGGCTTTGCCGCCATCGCCGTGTTCATGATCCTGTACTACATGCTGTTCGGCGTGTTCTCGGTGGTGGCGCTGGGCGTGAACCTGCTGCTGCTGATCGCGGTGCTGTCGATGCTGCAGGCCACGCTGACGCTGCCGGGCATTGCCGCTATCGCGCTGGTGCTGGGCATGGCCATCGACGCCAACGTGCTGATCAACGAGCGTATCCGCGAGGAGTTGCGCGCCGGGGCATCGCCGCAGATGGCAATCGCGGTCGGCTTCGAGCGCGCCTGGGCCACCATCCTGGACTCGAACGTGACCACGCTGATCGCCGGCCTGGCGCTGCTGGCCTTCGGCTCGGGCCCGGTGCGCGGCTTTGCCGTGGTGCACTGCCTGGGCATCCTGACCTCGATGTTCTCGGCGGTGTTCTTCAACCGCGGCCTGGTCAACCTCTGGTACGGCCGCAAGAAGAAGCTGCAGAGCGTGGCCATCGGCCAGATCTGGAAGCCGGGCAACGCCACTGACACGCCGGTCGCCAAGTAA
- a CDS encoding response regulator, which produces MSEPNATQAPPPAILFVDDEATAVKYFQRAIGALAPVVTGGSVEEGKALLDAHADSLAVLVSDQRMPGEYGNELLRYARERYPHIVRILTTAYSELDQTVEAVNQGQIHRYIKKPWDITALRMELKQALELAGLRKERDQLVREKLAVLQTQTVATRIGMLHALCASLIGPGRFQPVETYLAAADLAGAKNADPDWQRMDYADLVRAESERSGSFGHAVGIRLAALRSANAGKGAADAVVVIADALGSDVVRRDGDAVVWTTPAALAEFLAQPVGTPVSPHHAAWLASLLWLDEAGGALQFARDGNTILCRAAPRTETFAADRLAAWIERFSEQA; this is translated from the coding sequence ATGAGCGAACCGAATGCCACCCAGGCACCACCCCCGGCGATTCTGTTCGTCGATGACGAAGCAACCGCCGTGAAGTATTTCCAGCGCGCCATCGGGGCGCTGGCTCCGGTGGTGACCGGCGGCTCGGTGGAGGAGGGCAAGGCGCTGCTTGACGCCCATGCCGACAGCCTCGCGGTGCTGGTGTCCGACCAGCGCATGCCCGGCGAATACGGGAACGAACTGCTGCGCTATGCGCGCGAACGCTACCCGCATATCGTGCGCATACTGACCACGGCCTATTCCGAGCTGGACCAGACCGTAGAGGCGGTCAACCAGGGCCAGATCCACCGCTATATCAAGAAGCCGTGGGACATCACCGCGCTGCGCATGGAACTGAAGCAGGCGCTGGAGCTGGCGGGCCTGCGCAAGGAGCGCGACCAGCTGGTGCGCGAGAAACTGGCGGTGCTGCAGACACAGACCGTGGCCACCCGGATCGGCATGCTGCATGCGCTGTGCGCCAGCCTGATCGGCCCGGGCCGCTTCCAGCCGGTCGAAACCTACCTGGCGGCGGCCGACCTGGCCGGCGCCAAAAACGCCGACCCGGACTGGCAGCGCATGGACTATGCCGACCTGGTGCGCGCCGAGTCCGAGCGCAGCGGCAGCTTTGGCCATGCCGTGGGCATCCGGCTGGCGGCGCTGCGCAGTGCCAACGCGGGCAAGGGCGCGGCTGACGCGGTCGTGGTCATTGCCGACGCGCTGGGCAGCGACGTGGTGCGCCGCGACGGCGATGCCGTGGTGTGGACCACGCCGGCTGCGCTGGCCGAGTTCCTGGCGCAGCCGGTGGGCACGCCGGTGTCGCCCCATCACGCGGCCTGGCTGGCCAGCCTGCTGTGGCTGGACGAGGCCGGCGGCGCGCTGCAGTTCGCGCGCGATGGGAACACCATCCTGTGCCGGGCAGCACCGCGCACGGAGACGTTCGCGGCCGACCGGCTGGCGGCGTGGATCGAGCGGTTCTCGGAGCAGGCCTGA
- the queA gene encoding tRNA preQ1(34) S-adenosylmethionine ribosyltransferase-isomerase QueA yields MLTLSDFDFPLPPELIAQSALPDRSASRLLVVERVAPADTADAVRLVDRAFSDIVDYLRPEDLLVFNDTRVIKARFFGHKPSGGKVEVLVERVLDAHTVLAQVRASKTPAEGSALHLAEDAFAVTVGPRVDQFFTLRFPEPALDLIERFGRLPLPPYITHDPDAYDETRYQTVYARNPGAVAAPTAGLHFDDALFARLDAAGVRRAFLTLHVGAGTFQPVRTENLAEHKMHSEWYAVSEALAQAVRETRARGGRVIAVGTTSLRALESAAQPDGTLAAGSGDTDIFITPGYRFRLVDALITNFHLPKSTLLMLVSALAGVEAIRATYRHAVEQRYRFFSYGDAMLLTRRNDADTADTAA; encoded by the coding sequence ATGTTGACGCTTTCCGATTTCGATTTTCCGCTGCCGCCAGAACTGATCGCCCAGAGCGCGCTGCCTGACCGCAGCGCCAGCCGGCTGCTGGTGGTGGAACGGGTCGCACCCGCCGATACCGCCGATGCGGTGCGCCTGGTCGACCGTGCCTTCAGTGACATCGTCGACTACCTCCGCCCCGAAGACCTGCTGGTCTTCAACGACACGCGCGTGATCAAGGCACGCTTCTTCGGCCACAAGCCCAGCGGCGGCAAGGTCGAGGTGCTGGTCGAGCGCGTGCTGGACGCGCATACCGTGCTGGCCCAGGTACGCGCCTCCAAGACGCCCGCCGAGGGCAGCGCGCTGCACCTGGCCGAAGACGCCTTCGCGGTGACGGTTGGGCCGCGCGTGGACCAGTTCTTCACGCTGCGCTTCCCCGAGCCGGCGCTCGACCTGATCGAGCGCTTTGGCCGCCTGCCGCTGCCGCCTTACATCACGCACGATCCCGACGCCTACGACGAAACCCGCTACCAGACTGTCTACGCGCGCAATCCGGGCGCCGTGGCGGCGCCGACCGCTGGCCTGCATTTCGACGACGCGCTATTCGCCCGCCTCGATGCCGCCGGCGTTCGCCGCGCCTTCCTGACGCTGCACGTGGGTGCCGGCACCTTCCAGCCGGTGCGCACCGAGAACCTGGCCGAGCACAAGATGCACTCGGAGTGGTACGCCGTCTCCGAGGCACTGGCCCAGGCCGTGCGCGAGACCCGCGCCCGCGGGGGCCGCGTGATCGCGGTCGGCACCACGTCGCTGCGCGCACTGGAATCGGCCGCGCAGCCTGACGGCACGCTGGCCGCCGGCAGCGGCGACACCGATATCTTCATCACCCCGGGCTACCGTTTCCGGCTGGTCGATGCCCTGATCACCAACTTCCACCTGCCCAAGTCGACGCTGCTGATGCTGGTGTCGGCGCTGGCCGGCGTGGAAGCCATCCGCGCCACCTACCGCCATGCGGTCGAGCAGCGCTACCGCTTCTTCAGCTACGGCGACGCGATGCTGCTGACGCGCCGGAATGATGCCGATACCGCAGATACCGCGGCCTGA
- the secF gene encoding protein translocase subunit SecF, translated as MEFFRIRRDIPFMKHALVFNVISFVTFAAAVFFLWQKGLHLSIEFTGGTVMEVSYQQAADLEKIRGQVGKLGYTDVQVQNFGTSRDVMIRLPLQKGPDGKPVTSAQQSEQVMGALQAASPDVKLQRVEFVGPQVGKELATDGLLALLCVVAGIVIYLSFRFEWKFAVAGIIANLHDIVIILGFFAYFQWEFSLSVLAAILAVLGYSVNESVVIFDRIREAFRKYRKMTTHEVIDHAITSTMSRTIITHGSTEMMVLSMFFFGGPTLHYFALALTVGILFGIYSSVFVAAALAMWLGVKREDLVKGEKKGESTDRNDPNFGAQA; from the coding sequence ATGGAATTCTTCCGCATCCGGCGCGACATTCCGTTCATGAAGCACGCGTTGGTCTTCAACGTGATCTCCTTCGTGACGTTTGCCGCGGCCGTGTTCTTCCTCTGGCAAAAGGGCCTGCACCTGTCGATCGAATTCACCGGCGGCACGGTGATGGAGGTCAGCTACCAGCAGGCGGCCGACCTGGAAAAGATCCGCGGCCAGGTGGGCAAGCTGGGCTATACCGACGTGCAGGTGCAGAACTTCGGCACCTCGCGCGACGTGATGATCCGCCTGCCGCTGCAGAAGGGCCCGGACGGCAAGCCAGTCACCTCGGCCCAGCAGAGCGAGCAGGTGATGGGCGCGCTGCAGGCCGCCTCGCCCGACGTCAAGCTGCAACGGGTCGAGTTCGTCGGCCCGCAGGTGGGCAAGGAGCTGGCCACCGACGGCCTGCTGGCGCTGCTGTGCGTGGTGGCGGGTATCGTGATCTACCTGTCGTTCCGCTTTGAATGGAAGTTCGCGGTGGCGGGCATCATCGCCAACCTGCACGACATCGTCATCATCCTGGGCTTCTTCGCCTACTTCCAGTGGGAGTTCTCGCTGTCGGTGCTGGCGGCGATCCTGGCGGTGCTGGGTTACTCGGTCAACGAATCGGTCGTTATCTTCGACCGGATCCGCGAGGCCTTCCGCAAGTACCGCAAGATGACCACCCACGAGGTCATCGACCACGCGATCACCAGCACCATGTCGCGGACCATCATCACCCACGGCTCGACCGAGATGATGGTGCTGTCGATGTTCTTCTTCGGCGGCCCGACGCTGCACTACTTCGCGCTGGCGCTGACGGTGGGTATCCTGTTCGGTATCTATTCGTCGGTGTTCGTGGCCGCGGCGCTGGCCATGTGGCTGGGCGTGAAGCGCGAGGACCTGGTCAAGGGCGAAAAGAAGGGAGAGTCGACCGACCGGAACGATCCGAACTTCGGGGCGCAGGCCTGA
- the recG gene encoding ATP-dependent DNA helicase RecG — protein MPGTATETTDLSADAAKEASAPARGKAGEGKGKPAASATSSATSSATSSAAARLAKLGLRRPVDLVLHLPMRYEDETTLAPIADAVRRAGLGQPAQVEGEVISNEVTFRPRRQLVVKIADESGELTLRFLNFYGSQTKQMAEGVRLRVRGEIRGGFFGAEMVHPTVRPVVEGEALPDRLTPVYPSTAGIAQAYLRKAIGGALSRTPMPETLPRPVLQGPLARLQLRPLADCLRLLHAPPPEESEAALADRSHPAWQRIKFDELLAQQISLRRAHAARREKTAPTMPPREGGLLTRFLAALPFRLTGAQERVVAEIAADMARPHPMHRLLQGDVGSGKTIVAALAACQAIDAGYQAALMAPTEILAEQHFRKLSAWLEPLGVPVVWLAGSLKAREKREAAARVESGEAQLVIGTHALIQDTVRFARLGLSVVDEQHRFGVAQRLALRGKAGATDVPAPDTVPHQLMMSATPIPRTLAMTYYADLDVSVIDELPPGRTPIVTRLVNDERRDEVIARIHHAAAEGRQVYWVCPLIEESEALQLQTAVETYETLIAALPDLRVGLVHGRLPPAEKASVMDDFSANRMQVLVATTVIEVGVDVPNASLMVIEHAERFGLAQLHQLRGRVGRGSAESVCLLMYQAPLSPTARERLATMRETTDGFEIARRDLEIRGPGEFLGARQSGEAMLRFADLETDAWLVEYAQEAAELMLAQFPEAVEAHLSRWLGGREHYLKA, from the coding sequence ATGCCCGGAACCGCCACCGAAACGACCGACCTGTCCGCCGATGCCGCCAAGGAGGCGAGCGCACCCGCGCGCGGCAAGGCCGGGGAGGGCAAGGGCAAGCCCGCGGCATCCGCCACCTCCTCCGCCACGTCATCCGCCACTTCCTCCGCGGCAGCCCGCCTCGCCAAGCTCGGCCTGCGCCGCCCGGTCGATCTGGTGCTGCACCTGCCGATGCGCTACGAGGACGAGACCACCCTGGCGCCGATTGCCGACGCGGTCCGCCGCGCGGGGCTCGGCCAGCCGGCGCAGGTGGAAGGCGAGGTCATCTCCAACGAAGTCACGTTCCGCCCGCGCCGCCAGCTGGTGGTCAAGATCGCCGACGAGTCCGGCGAGCTGACGCTGCGTTTCCTCAACTTCTACGGCAGCCAGACCAAGCAGATGGCCGAAGGCGTGCGGTTGCGCGTGCGCGGCGAGATCCGCGGCGGCTTCTTCGGCGCCGAGATGGTCCACCCGACGGTGCGCCCGGTGGTGGAGGGCGAAGCCCTGCCGGACCGGCTGACGCCGGTGTATCCGTCCACCGCCGGCATCGCGCAGGCCTACCTGCGCAAGGCGATCGGCGGCGCGCTGTCGCGCACGCCGATGCCCGAAACGCTGCCGCGGCCGGTGCTGCAGGGCCCGCTGGCGCGCCTGCAGCTGCGCCCGCTGGCCGACTGCCTGCGCCTGCTGCATGCGCCGCCTCCTGAAGAAAGCGAAGCAGCGCTGGCCGACCGTTCGCACCCGGCCTGGCAGCGCATCAAGTTCGACGAACTGCTGGCGCAGCAGATCTCGCTGCGGCGCGCGCACGCCGCGCGGCGCGAAAAGACCGCGCCGACCATGCCGCCCCGTGAAGGTGGCCTGCTGACGCGCTTCCTGGCGGCGCTCCCGTTCCGCCTGACCGGTGCGCAGGAACGCGTGGTGGCCGAGATCGCCGCCGACATGGCACGCCCGCACCCGATGCACCGGCTGTTGCAGGGCGACGTGGGCAGCGGCAAGACCATCGTTGCCGCGCTGGCGGCGTGCCAGGCGATCGACGCCGGCTACCAGGCCGCGCTGATGGCGCCGACCGAAATCCTGGCCGAGCAGCACTTCCGCAAGCTGTCGGCGTGGCTGGAGCCGCTCGGCGTTCCGGTGGTCTGGCTGGCCGGCAGCCTGAAGGCGCGCGAGAAGCGCGAGGCCGCGGCGCGCGTGGAATCGGGCGAGGCGCAACTGGTGATCGGCACGCACGCGCTGATCCAGGACACGGTGCGCTTCGCCAGGCTCGGCCTGTCGGTGGTCGACGAACAGCACCGCTTTGGCGTGGCCCAGCGGCTGGCATTGCGCGGCAAGGCCGGCGCGACCGATGTGCCGGCGCCCGACACCGTGCCGCACCAGTTGATGATGTCGGCCACGCCGATCCCGCGCACGCTTGCCATGACGTATTACGCGGATCTCGACGTATCCGTGATCGACGAACTGCCGCCGGGCCGCACGCCGATCGTCACGCGCCTCGTCAACGACGAGCGGCGCGACGAAGTGATCGCGCGCATCCATCACGCCGCTGCCGAGGGACGCCAGGTCTACTGGGTTTGTCCGCTGATCGAGGAAAGCGAGGCATTGCAGCTGCAGACCGCGGTCGAGACCTATGAGACGCTGATCGCCGCGCTGCCCGACCTGCGCGTCGGGCTGGTACACGGCCGCCTGCCGCCGGCCGAAAAGGCCTCGGTGATGGATGACTTCAGCGCCAACCGCATGCAGGTGCTGGTCGCCACCACAGTGATCGAGGTGGGCGTGGACGTGCCCAATGCCTCGCTGATGGTGATCGAGCATGCCGAGCGCTTCGGCCTGGCGCAATTGCACCAGCTGCGCGGCCGGGTAGGGCGGGGCAGCGCCGAATCGGTGTGCCTGCTGATGTACCAGGCGCCGCTGTCGCCTACCGCGCGCGAGCGGCTGGCGACCATGCGCGAGACCACCGACGGTTTCGAGATCGCGCGCCGCGACCTGGAAATCCGCGGCCCGGGTGAATTCCTTGGGGCGCGCCAGTCAGGCGAAGCCATGTTGCGTTTTGCCGATCTTGAGACGGACGCGTGGCTGGTCGAGTATGCACAGGAGGCGGCCGAGCTGATGCTGGCGCAGTTCCCCGAGGCGGTCGAAGCCCATCTGTCGCGCTGGCTGGGCGGGCGCGAGCACTACCTGAAGGCCTGA
- a CDS encoding LysR substrate-binding domain-containing protein: protein MTLTELKYIVAVARERHFGRAAEACFVSQPTLSVAIKKLEDELNVQIFERGTSEVSVTNIGEQIVAQAQRVLEQTMAIREIAKQGKDPLAGPLRVGVIYTIGPYLLPSLVKQMIGTVPQMPLMLQENYTHKLIELLKQGEIDCAVMAEPFPDSGLTVRPLYDEPFVVAVPRGHQLAEARSIDPDELKRQTMLLLGSGHCFRDHVLGVCPELSRFSQAADGIQKTFEGSSLETIRHMVASGVGITVLPRTSVPDLKAKGDMLSYVPFADPVPDRRVVLAWRKSFTRLPAMEALATAVAACDLPGVRKLDAKELAEAA from the coding sequence ATGACGCTCACCGAACTCAAGTACATCGTCGCCGTGGCGCGCGAGCGCCATTTCGGCCGGGCCGCCGAAGCCTGCTTCGTGTCGCAGCCGACGCTGTCGGTCGCCATCAAGAAGCTGGAAGACGAACTCAACGTGCAGATCTTCGAGCGCGGCACCTCCGAGGTGTCGGTGACTAATATTGGCGAACAGATCGTGGCGCAGGCCCAGCGCGTGCTCGAACAGACCATGGCCATCCGCGAGATCGCCAAGCAGGGCAAGGACCCGCTGGCCGGGCCGCTGCGCGTGGGCGTGATCTACACCATCGGGCCGTACCTGCTGCCGTCGCTGGTCAAGCAGATGATCGGGACCGTGCCGCAGATGCCGCTGATGCTGCAGGAGAACTACACGCACAAGCTTATCGAACTGCTCAAGCAGGGCGAGATCGATTGCGCGGTGATGGCCGAGCCGTTCCCCGATTCCGGCCTGACCGTGCGCCCGCTCTACGACGAGCCCTTCGTGGTCGCCGTGCCGCGCGGCCACCAGCTCGCCGAAGCACGCTCGATCGACCCGGACGAGCTGAAGCGGCAGACCATGTTGCTGCTGGGCAGCGGCCACTGTTTCCGCGACCACGTGCTGGGCGTGTGCCCGGAGCTGTCGCGCTTCTCGCAGGCCGCGGACGGTATCCAGAAGACGTTTGAGGGCTCGTCGCTGGAAACCATTCGCCATATGGTGGCCAGCGGGGTTGGCATTACCGTGCTGCCGCGTACCTCGGTTCCCGACCTGAAGGCCAAGGGCGACATGCTTTCGTACGTGCCGTTTGCCGACCCGGTGCCCGACCGCCGCGTGGTGCTGGCCTGGCGCAAGAGCTTCACCCGCCTGCCGGCGATGGAAGCCCTGGCCACTGCCGTGGCCGCCTGCGACTT
- the tgt gene encoding tRNA guanosine(34) transglycosylase Tgt codes for MLNFELLTTDGNARRGRVTLNHGVVETPIFMPVGTYGSVKAMSPLELKEIDAHIILGNTFHLWLRPGLEVVNAHQGLHKFIGWDKPILTDSGGFQVFSLGDLRKITEDGVTFASPVNGDKLFLSPEISMQIQRTLNSDIVMQFDECTPYEIDGRPATHEEAAKSMRMSLRWAKRSRDEFERLANPNALFGIVQGGMYEDLRDESLAGLSELDFHGFAIGGLSVGEPKEDMMRVLEHVAPRLPANKPHYLMGVGTPEDLVAGVAAGVDMFDCVMPTRNARNGWLFTRFGDVKIKNAVHRNDPRPLDESCACYTCRNFSRAYLHHLHRVGEILGARLNTIHNLHYYLQLMREVRESIEQHRFADFRRQFASDRARGTQ; via the coding sequence ATGCTCAACTTCGAACTCCTCACCACCGACGGCAATGCCCGCCGCGGCCGCGTCACGCTGAACCACGGCGTGGTCGAGACCCCGATCTTCATGCCGGTGGGCACGTATGGCTCGGTCAAGGCGATGTCGCCGCTGGAACTCAAAGAGATCGACGCGCATATCATCCTGGGCAATACCTTCCACCTTTGGCTGCGCCCGGGCCTGGAAGTGGTCAACGCCCATCAGGGCCTGCACAAGTTTATCGGCTGGGATAAGCCAATCCTGACCGATTCCGGCGGTTTCCAGGTATTTTCACTGGGCGATCTACGCAAGATCACCGAGGATGGCGTCACGTTCGCGTCGCCGGTGAATGGTGACAAGCTCTTCCTGTCGCCCGAGATCTCGATGCAGATCCAGCGCACGCTGAACTCGGACATCGTGATGCAGTTCGACGAGTGCACGCCGTACGAGATCGACGGCCGCCCCGCCACGCACGAGGAAGCGGCCAAGTCGATGCGCATGAGCCTGCGCTGGGCCAAGCGCTCGCGCGACGAATTCGAGCGGCTGGCCAATCCCAATGCGCTGTTCGGCATCGTCCAGGGCGGCATGTACGAGGACCTGCGCGACGAATCGCTGGCAGGCCTGTCGGAGCTGGATTTCCACGGCTTTGCCATCGGCGGCCTGTCTGTCGGCGAGCCCAAGGAAGACATGATGCGCGTGCTCGAGCACGTGGCGCCCCGCCTGCCGGCCAACAAGCCGCACTACCTGATGGGCGTGGGCACGCCCGAGGACCTGGTCGCGGGCGTCGCCGCCGGCGTCGACATGTTCGACTGCGTGATGCCGACCCGCAACGCGCGCAACGGCTGGCTGTTTACCCGCTTCGGCGACGTCAAGATCAAGAACGCCGTGCACCGCAACGACCCGCGCCCGCTCGACGAAAGCTGCGCCTGCTACACCTGCCGCAATTTCTCGCGCGCCTACCTGCACCACCTGCACCGGGTCGGCGAGATCCTGGGCGCGCGGCTGAACACGATCCACAACCTGCACTATTACCTGCAGTTGATGCGCGAGGTGCGCGAGTCGATCGAGCAGCACCGCTTTGCCGACTTCCGCCGCCAGTTTGCGTCCGACCGCGCCCGCGGCACGCAGTGA
- the yajC gene encoding preprotein translocase subunit YajC: MLISNAFAQTAGSGGAAGGLMSFLPIILMFGVLWFIMIRPQMKRQKESKAMLEALAKNDEVVTAGGILGRVTKVTDQYVSLEIAEGTEITVQKNAVTTVLPKGSLKAL; the protein is encoded by the coding sequence GTGCTGATTTCTAACGCATTTGCCCAGACCGCCGGTTCCGGCGGCGCGGCTGGCGGCCTGATGAGCTTCCTGCCCATCATCCTGATGTTTGGTGTGCTGTGGTTCATCATGATCCGCCCCCAAATGAAGCGCCAGAAAGAATCGAAGGCAATGCTCGAAGCACTGGCCAAGAACGACGAAGTCGTCACCGCCGGCGGCATCCTGGGCCGTGTGACCAAGGTCACCGACCAGTACGTCAGCCTGGAAATCGCGGAAGGCACCGAAATCACCGTCCAGAAGAACGCCGTGACCACGGTGCTGCCGAAGGGTTCGCTGAAGGCGCTCTGA